AGCCTTTAAACTCCTCAAGCCATCTTCAGATGAAATATTTGTAGTATTTCTTGGTTACCTTTATTTATAAAACTTTGTACATTATAAGAGTTCATTGTCGAACTTCCATTTCTCATGCATTGTCCACCCATGTTTACTATTCTCTTTGAGTTCTAAAACATGTTTtcaaagtaactcaaaaataaGTTTAGTCTAGAAGAATAGATAACTTGACATATACAAAAACACACAAATAAGGACTCAACAAACATATAAGAAAACATGACACAACAAATACAAGAAAACAAGTAAAATGCccaaactaataaagttgctctttaCGCTAATATTGCCTCAAACCTTCCTTGGCAATGATGCAAAAAATTTGATGAGCATGGAGTGTGCATACAAAACTAAACTCAATccataatcaagttttacatttataattttttaaatacacCACATATGATTTTTCACAAGTATatgagtcaaaattgagtacAAGGTATTAAGAGTCGAACCCACAAGGAAGAATAGACAACTTCCGACACTACTAAAACTCCTCTTATTAGTTAAAAGATCAACAAATTGAAGGAAATAAAACTAAGCTAAAATGTGCAAAAACAAATTACAAATGAAAGTTCCTTAGGtcatggtatccctaactactcatgcaagtgcaaATTTTTAGATCATTGAGTAATACTATCATGACTAGTTATTACATAATTACCTTatacatgtgaaacctactctagtagtgaatcaactatacctataactaatccatacctattctcatgatcatgaaattagctacaagttaaTTGTCTCAATGAAACTATATGGAACAAAGCCACAAAAGCCACAAAGGTACACCTCCACTCTCATGAGTGTATTTTCTAGATTTAGCACTTGCTTGAACTAGGGTTAATTCTAATTCTCATTGCAAGTCTAACACTTTaatattatcacaattaatgacaGTTAATCATTAATAGATAAGCAAACTGGTAAacaacttgttcaaaataatagcatcaaataGCCAAGACATTAACACAatacaatcatagaaagtttaaccaaaacccaaggcataaactttagaaagaCATTGTGAAATACAAATCTAAAACTTTTATATTAATTAAAGAGTTAAAAAGGTACAGTAACCTTTGATACATGAGCTCCCTCCTTGCCTTCTGCATCTTTCAACTTCATCTTCATCTAGTTAGTACACAAGAAAGAATGAACTAAATAACCTAAAATATCCTACACTACTTAAACTGACAAAATATAAGAACTACATCTTGAAGTGAAGAGGCGTCTTCACTCCCCTTCCTCTTTTTTTAATTCTTGCAACTCACGTGTTTATATAGAGAAAGATtggtccaaaagatggttctAGATCCACTCTTTTACAATTAAAAAATCTGTAAATTCATcccttaaaaacccttttacaATTAAAAAGTCTGTAAATTCATCCCTTAAAAGAAGTGAAATAATGGAGGTGAAAATAAGTTGAAAAAGTTGCAGTCAAAATTTCTAACCAAAATTCCTCCAGCAATCCACCTAAAATTTTGGCCAGATTTGTGGCGGGATTGCTCCCCTATTTTACTTGCACTTTGTTGCTTCAACTCAAAACTTTCTGTCTCGAATTCCTCTAGAAATCCGTGCAGGGATTCCTAGAGggattttttccaatttttttcttcGATAAGTTTCTTCACTTTCTTGCTTTTGTGACTCAAACCACCTCTAAAACTCGTCAACTTTGCAAACTTTAGGACTTCAATTAACACAGTGCAAGCATATTTCCTGTCTAAAATAAAGTTCATTTCCAACTCCTACAAAAGTCGTTAAAACATGCACGTAAAAGTGACAAAAATCTCATTTAAGCACTAAGTAGCATTTAGAACCAATTCTAGCCAAAATGGactattttctttttatcatattgcaaaaataactaaaagtaatataaaatatcatccaAATATAGTACAAATTAGTCATTTATCAGTTGGAAGGAGTTTTGTCCATTTATAAGGGGAAAGTTTACCAAAatgttttcaaaagtttgtccaaattttcaaaattgtcccaaaaattttcaatttcattataAGGGCAATGtgttccataccattagtaacaaaaattcatttatttttgaaattgatGAGATTCTACCATGCACCAATTTTAATAAAACCTAAATACCCCATTTTTTACAAGTATACAGATCGTTTATTGAGTATAGAGAATATTAAGTATCGATCCCATAGGAAGATTGTCAATAATCGATAGTTtttgaactcctttattatttagactatcacaaaTGCAAcaaattaaatctacactacaaacatgaaataaaagtaataaaaataataatagaaaactCCTAGggttatgaaatttctcatTACTCTTGGAAGTGAAATTACCAGCTAATTGAATGtgattatcttggctagttatggcgtaattttctAATATATGTGAAACTTACTCTCGTAATGAATCAACTATAGTTTTAGttaaaccatacctactctaACGGTAATGAAATTGACTATaaactcatttcttctatgaaattatatggaacaagccactaaaactacaaaggTGCACctttactctcgtgagtgtacttccTAGGTTTcgcacttccttgaactagtgtcaaATCTCAATTCTCATTGTAAACTTatcaccttaagattatcacaattaatgccCAGTTAATTATGATTAAATAAGCAAAAGTGATGAATAACtcgttcaaaataatatcattaaaTAACCAAGTAAAACATCACAAACAAGTTATAGAAAGTTTATCCAGAACTCTAGACATAAACTTTAGCAAAACatgaagagaagaaaagaaaaggctgTACTTGTATTATAGCTAAACATGAACTCAAATATAAAAGATTGTCAGTGATAGGAGAGAGGTCATCCTTATCACATGAGTTCCAATTCTCCATCTTGCTTCTtaattcttcatccaaatctagctATAAGTACAAGATGgataaactacactaactatactatactaatgaactaagaaaaactagaaaagaCTACATCTTGGTAGTgtttctagccttccaaagttatgaAACAAGCTCAACAAAAGGCCCCATTTATAGATAAATTAAAGCTCCAAACAATCATATTTCAAGCTGTACAAATGGTGTCTTGAGATTCCTAAAAGTTGTtactccaatttttcaagatgCTTTGtgcactttccaattgaaattCGTTCAGAAAATTGGTTCAAAAGTAGTAGGAAGGAGTTGCAAGTTGAAGTACAACTAGTTCCAGCTGTAAAGTAGCTAAAATATGAATGTGTACCCTCAAAATGTGGGTTAAGTTCGCGTATTGCCTCCTCTTCAGGTTTGCACTTTTCTGATCAATTTTCAACATTGCTCTATTTTTGCAACAaattcaactgatattttcttgatgaaGGCTAAACTAACTattgtacaaaacatgaaagtttcagTTCTTTGAGTTATGTTTTCAATGCTTTAAGAATTATCTATTTTCGAGTTCTGTATACTAAGAAATAACCGAAATACCTTTGACTAGTTAAAATCCTGTTTCagcttttgacaacaaaaatggaTAATTGTATTTCAaccttttgaccaagaaaactcATGAACTAGATTTTGATGTCTCTTAAAAAATATAGAGCTatgtcttagtttcaaaatggcTCAAGAATCAATTCAATCCAATGCTTTTAGCTCAATATATAGTCGAAATAGCAAAATGTGTCAAAGCTGTcaaacattttttcttttatacttgcttgcatttcatcttttgaaCATTTTACACTTCACGTTCtctttaaatcacttcaaatcatcaacaatcatccaaatatcttctcaattcatttcatttgatgattgaatcattaaaaccTATGCAGTTTTCATCATTTGAATagatagaaatgcaatttttcataCTTcgaaccacaaaatgcatactTTCACTATAaacctagttaattagctatagaaatgaataaaacacatcaaaactaaataataaaacacaatTAAATCGCTCAAAATGCACACTTGTTAGAAACAAGTATATGCACCTTGAGAAATTCATTCCTTAATTCACTTGAAAataactattatgtgattagcatttttgctttttagGAAAGTATAACTTGTAAAATTGAGAAATGATAAGTGTATATTTTGCATGTtgtaagtgtgttttattactTAATTTTTGATATAAGCTTTTCTTAAGCATATacttaagtgtgttttattttgCTCATGAAATTGATATAAGTGTGTTCAAGAGGGAATGTTTATTTATATGTGTTTTATTgaagaaaaaagcaaaaagaaaaaatagaattgaattaagagtatgcaaagcaactcaAGAATGTGAATTATTGAGTAACTGGCGGTCCttatctaaaaatgtcgatcttcACGTCAAAATATACTTTCACAACTTGAGTAAGTATTTGTAATATATGAATAAATCGCTCTTTTGAGTTTGAGAAGAAAATGATCATAGGATTAGAGAGCTATTTATTGACAATATGAATTGCTTACTTGCGAAGTTGAAGTAGGAAGAGAAATTCAATTGAACTAGATGAAATTGTGGTATAATTatctctcctttacttgatattatgagtacatGAGGCAAAGTGAATGATCACATGATGGTTGCTTACTTAGCTTTTTGAAGAATTGAATTCAAAGATGCACATAGGTTTTTCAAAactttggatcattgttggtatGTATTTCTTATTACTTGagaacaagcaatgattcaagtatgGAGGAATTTGATAAATATGCATTTTACGTAATTTAAGTGTATTGTATTACTtagtttttggtgtgttttagtcagtttaataactaaataaataggtttctagtgaaaatttcattttgtagTTTAAATGAGAAAATTGTATTTCTATGGATTGAATTGAttaaaatttcataattttgtaGGTTTTAATGATTAAATCATCAATTAGAGTGAATTGAGAAAATATTTGGACGATTCTTGATTATTTCAAGTGATTTTAAATGAACATGAAATGAAAAATGATCAAAGTGTAAAATGCAATCAAGtggcaaagaagaaaaaattggttgCTCTAACACCTTCTATTCTTTGGCTACATCTCAAATTATAAGTATTGCATTGAAATAATTCTTTAACCATTCTGAAGCAAGAACATAGGACTATGTTTGCGAAATCTAGTTCACATATTTTCTAAAACATAGAACATAGGACATCAAAATCTAGTTCACATATTTTCTTAGTCAAAATGTTAAAATATAGAAGTACATTTCTACTATAAAAGACTAAAAGAAGATTCTAACCAGTCAAGGGTATTGCGATCATTTCTCAAGCTATAGAGCTCCAAATTGCATGGTTCTtaatgcattggaaagataactcaaagtgatacaacattcatgttttaTGCAAGTATTAGTTCAATTTACATCATTATGAAATTCATAGTACAATTTagtaaaaaatagataaatttccAGAATCATTAGAAAAGTGCAAACCTACAGGTAGGACTATCAATGAGGTCGGgccagctcgagctcggctcatTTGGGCCAAGAAAAAGCTCGATGAGACCAACCTTTTAGTAAGTCGGTCTGAGATTGAGTCTAAAAATTAGACTTGAATTAAATATGAGCTAAGTTTGGACCTCATTAGGCTCAAATTCGATATAGGTCCAGTCctttaattacctatatatataatatttatattttgatattatgtataattatacatctaaatatattattactaaataccaaatatatacaaattacaaaatacaaaaatacatctaaagacTTTTCTATTAGCTTTCTTGAGAGTCAATATTAGTAATACATAACTGaatctctaatttttcttattggttgagtaaGTTTTTACGTTGGCATTATATTGGTTGATTTCGTTTTGGTCCAAAAGCACATCATCAAGCATGTTGGGATTCAAATCACAAGGCTATAAAGACATTCCAACCTTTGAAAATGTATTGGCTTATGACCGCATGTTTTGTTACCATTTTTAatgtattttgaaaaaattagatataaatattgttgaaaattttttggtttatatactttttaaatACTATTacttgttcatgtttagttttaatgttgtagtcttgtaaatgttaaattagttttacaacttaatagttatagtaatcaTATTAAGAAAACTAAGGAGTAATAAGTAGTTTGGGATAAACCCGAATAAGCTCACAACTCgaatattatgtgagttgagtATGAGTTTCACATTTATTAATCCAAAACTCATAACCCGAAATCcaaaaatattacaaattaaatAAGTTGAGCTCGAGTTTTTGAAAGCCCAGCTTATTAGACCCGATTGACAGGTCTATCTACAGGTAAAGGGAATACACAGACCAAAACATGACCTAGCTTACATTTTCCACTCCTCGTTTTCACATTTCAACTGTGGAACTTGCCCTTATTTACACATCATTTTTTTACCATTTCTTTAATCATATTTCAGTGAGATTTACCCAAGAAATCATAAAGACTTCAAAATCAACTTTTGGCAATTCCGAGAAACAATTTGCACAACTTGAAATATGATTGCTTGGATCTTTAATCTTCTATAAATGGAGCCTTTTGTGAAAATTTCTTACAAGTTTAGAGGTTAAAGAATCTATACAAAATATAGTCCTACACTAGAATCCCTTAATTCATTAGTTTAGTATTAGGATTAGTATAGTTTTTATCCAATCTTTGTACTAGCAAGACATAATTGAAGATTGAGGATTGAAGGTGAAGAGGTTGATACTCACAAGTGACAAGGGGTTTAATCTCTTTAGCTCTTTACTTTTTGTACTTGAATCTCATGTTTTGTGTTAATACAAGTTtggtttttgttttcattttcttcaggTTTTGTTATTTTGATACTAGACTTGTAGATGAATATTGTTAAAATCAACAAGGGAGATTATATTCGTAATTGTGTTGAGTGATTCAATTGAGAGCTTGATTTAAGAGGGCAATATTGGCTATATAAAATCAAGCCTAAAACATAGACTTTCCAAAGTATTGATTAGCAGTGGTATTTTGGTCAAGTCAAATTGTTAGGAGTTTAttgcatagttattaaaccagGCCGGATCGGTGGTTGAACCGGTCAAACTGATGGACCTGCCATAGAACCAAGCCGGTTCAACAATTGGAATGGAGTTGCAGATGACTCGCTTTGAACCGTTTGACCCAGACGGTTGAACCGGTGACCCGCTAAACCCGGCGATTTTTGATGAACCCGAcggattttggaaatttttctgAAATTAGCTTTTTACCCAATTTTGTAATTTGACTAGCCACACAAACATGGGCATTATCATCTTTACGACAATTAGATAAGAAAAATTGATAAGGGATTTGGGaattagggtttatttttttttgacactTAGATttatctttatatatatatatatatatagaagtaGCGTTTCATTCATCAAGAATGAAAAACAAGCGCAAATTCATCTTACAAATGCCTAATTCTCCAAAATAAAGGCACCCTAACCTATCTAGTCTGACCCCCCTCACGAGCCAGTGCCGAAAATGCGCTGAAATTGTCATAGATCTTGATATGCTATTCAGGATGAGAGACGCCTACATTGGACAAAGCATCCGCCACGGTGTTAGCCTCTCTGTAACAATGCGAGAAACGAGCCGGATCATCCACTAACTACCAAATTTGCTGTGCCTCTTGACGGATCTGCCACGGACACTGGAACCGCCGCTTCAGGATCCCAACTACGACCAATGAATCCGATTGTACACTTAGATTACCATAGCCCCTGTGGATACACAATTGAAGCCCAATCAGCAGTGCTCGAATCTCTGCATGAAGGGAAGTGGTCTCCCCAAAGAAGGCCGAAAAGGCAAGCATAGGCAACCCAGTTGCATCGCGGAGAACCCCATCGCCTCCTCCCACTTCAGGGTTTCCCTTGGCACAACCATCAACATTAAGGATGAGCATCCCACTCCCCATCACCTCCCAGCGAACACGTTGGACTCTACAGGCCGGCAAATGCGCCCAATCATACAACTGCCCAAATGTTTTCACCCCAGTCGTATGCTTGAACTGAATCTCTACAATGAATTTGACCTCTGAGGAAATGGCTTGGAAAATCGTCGTGGAGTGCATCGGGACCCCCTCAAAAATCGCTTTATTCCTGGCTTTCCAAATGTGCCAGCAGATGAAACTGGGAAGGACAAAGCAAATGAACTGCCGTGTCGCAGACTGCTGTGACCGCAACCACCATTCAACTATACGAGCTCACAAGGAGGAACCAGAGCTCCTAACACCACACCAACCACCAAAATAATTCCAGACGTCCAACGTTATGAGATCCCTGGAAAAAACGTGCTCGAGCGATTCCTCAGATGCACCTGGGCAGCAAGGACATTTCGATGGCAAGTGAAACCCTAGGTGGCGTAGCATATCCGGCAGTGGCACCCTCCCCATCAGCAACCGCAACATAAAGAAAGACACTTTCAACGGGATTCGAGGGTGCCAAACTTTAGAGAGAGCCACAGATGTGTTACGAGCCTGCCAAACGTCACGAAAAGCTGACGCCAAGGTGAATTTTCTAGACTGTGTGGGCATCCAAATTACCTCATCTGCACTTCCTCCAGCTGGAACCGGGTGGTGAAGTATAGAAGACACAATTTCGCTAGGCAAAAGGTGAGATAACGGACTCACATCCCAAATCCCATTTTTGATACTGCTATGGAACGAAAGATGCAGGATGACTGTTGCACGAAGAAACAAAGCACCACTGCCCAaccaattatcataccaaaaaTGGCACGACCCATCATTTACTAGCCATAACATAGAGATCTCGACTTGTCGGCTCACGTTCACCATCCGTCGCCAAACCGGCAAAGCAGTCAGCGTCAATTGTGCTTGACAGGGGTCAGTCCCTCTGCAATATTTTGCTCGCAAGAACGCAGCCCCTACTGATGTCCCTATTCGAAAGCTCCACCATAACCTACAAGAGAAAGCTGTATAGACGTCTTCAAGCCGCCGAAACCCCACCCCGCCCTCCTCAACCGGGTAACACAACTGAGACCACCAGATCCAATGAAGCTTTGTTCCGTTAGGTGATGAACCCCATAAGAAATTTGAGCATGCCTTCTCTAGAATACCGAACACCGAGCGAGGAAGCACAGTAGCCGATAGTAAGTGGACTGGTATCGCGGACAACACATGCTTGATTAGAACTATCTTACCTCCTGAAGACAATAGCTTTGATTTCCACGACAAAATCCTCTGTAGGATTGCCTGACACACGTCCCCAATGTATGACGACTTACACCTCCCAAAGTATAAAGAAAATTCCAAATAGCGTATGGGAAAGGCCTACCAGACAAACTCCGTGACGCGCTCAATCACCCTTCTTCTGGTCGGTGCCAATGACGGATGAACCAAGTACCCACTTTTCTGAGCATTTATCAACTGACCCGAACACTGTTGATATCCTTCCAGCACCTACATGATGTCCTTTAAGAAGGAGGCGGACCCATTCGCAAATATAAGAACATCATCCATGAATGCCAAATGAGTTACCGGAGGGCACCCATACGGAACTCGGAACCCCAAGAAACCCGACTGCAGCGCAAGGTTGTTTAAACCTCTCGACAGAACCTCAGCCCTATAATAAACAATGCTAGCGATAGCGGGTCCCCCTGGCAGAGCCCTCTGTAGATTTGAAAAAATCATATGAAGAGCCATTGATGATTACCGAGAACCAAACATTAGACAACAGCTAACACACCAGATTTATAAACTGCTCCCCAAACTTAAACTTTCGTAGGACTCCAATGATATGCAACCATGACACCCTGTCATAAGCTTTGGACATGTCCAGGTTCAGAACGACGTTTCCACCCCTAACTTTCTTACCAATACCCGATACCACTTCCCGAACAAGCAAATAATTCTCTGTTATATTGCGGCCCTTAACAAAACCTGTCTGTTGGAGGGAGATAAGCTTTGGCAAGATGCCAGCCAATTGATTAGTCAAAATTCTAGATAACAACTTGTTGAAAAAATTGCACGGGCTAATCGGTCTAAACTGAGAGAAATCCTGAGGATTCGATACCTTAGGAATTAACACAAGCGAAGTAGAAGTGACGAAACGAGGCAGTTCCGTCCCACAAAAGAAGCTTAGTACCACAGCATAGACGTCTTGAGCAATAACCTCCTACGAAAAGGTAAAGAACTTGCCCGTGAATCCATCCGGGCCTGCAGCACTATTCCCATCCATTTCCCTCACCACTCGATGAACCTCCTCTATAGTAGGCACCACCTCTAAGAGCCTGTTGTCCTCCCCCGAGACCACAAGTGGGATAAGATGCAACCTATCCGAGGAGGACCTCGACGTGCCCGAGAAGAGATCAGAAAAGTATGCTATTACCTCACTCGTTATATCCTCATCCGACTCCACCCACACTCCATTGGCCGCCTTTATTCTATGAATCATACCTTGAGCCCGTCGCTGCCGTACCACTGCATGGAAGAATCTGGAATTACGATCTCCACTGCGAAGCCATTTAACTCGAGTCTTTTGACTCCAGAACTGCTCTTCAATGGACAACGCATGACGTAACTCCGCTTGAGCCTTGTTGAGTTCGACCTGTGCCTTCTCCGACCCCTCTTGATCCATGGCCTCCTCTGTCCTTTGAATTGTTGCCTCCGCCTCCCTAACAGCATCGAACACATTGCCAAAACAATGCTTATTCCAGTGCTGAATAGCCCTCCTGGCTGCCAACAATTTAGAGCACAAGACCCACAATGGAGAGCCACTCACTTCTTGATCCCAAGCACTGCGAATCACCTCCAAGAGTTGTGGTTTGGACGTCCAGACATTCAAGAAACAGAATGGACGTGGTTTATCATCTAAGAGAGAGGTAAACGAAATCTTCAGTGTCGCGTGGTCGCAAGGGTATCTCGCCAAATGCACTACAGAAATCGAGGCGGACAAGTTCAAGCATTCCCCATTAATTAATAATCTGTCCAACCGCTTCGAGACTCTAGCACTGCCTCTCCTATTATTACACCACGTAAAACTAGCTCCCGAAAAGCCCACGTCAAAAACTCCAGCCTCTTCCATGAAGGACATAAGCTCCACCCCTTCAGCTACACCAAATGGCCGACCCCCCCGTTTCTCATGGGGTGCCAAAATGGTATTAAAGTCTCCCCCAATGCACCAAGGAGCTGAGCTAGGTTTATCAGCTAATAGGTTTAGCCATAAGTCCCTTCGCTCTTCCCTAGAGCATTTTGCGTGAACAAAAGACATAGTGACCAAGCTAGGCAAAAACGGATGTTGAACAACCAAAGAGATGTGCTGATCCAAATTTCCCACAACCGAACACACAAAAGGACTATTATAGAAAACCCAAAGATCATTCGATCGATTCACAAGCATACAATCAAATGATAATCATAACCGAATGGACACAGTTTTAGACACATCTAGCTTAGGCTCACATATCACCACAAATTTAACATGATGCAATCTTACTAACTTAATCAATCTACGTAGGTTAGGGGCTTTAGCCACCCctctaatattccaaaaaatGCCGTTAATCATGAAATAGAGCCTGGAAAGAGTTTTGGGAGGATGAAGCAGACCGTAGCTGTCTGTCAGAGGGAATTTGTCGCACACCTTTCCCTCGCGCTTGTCGAAAGCCATGCTCAACCGCCACAGATTGGTCAACGttcaatgtgacagccccatctccccctaaggcgaaccaaaggattcggcggaccgcctgcccagctctcgtcgggattcagtcgttcacttcaaccctcaaacaaagccagaataaacccacaagaataaatataacgacgatccaaaacttaaagcaaaacttatatacattactatctcaaaagggagtacaaacatcgaatatacaaaggttctcaattcgtcatacatccatcccgtgccaagcactagggcgagaaccattaccaatcaaaaaaaaaaaaaactagactaggttaacctacactgggctctcgtccttgctcgcatccccctgttatggaaaacaaaactaaaggggtgagttaaaaactcagtgaggttccgaacacataggcaaacaaTAAATCCAATGCATTCACTACATAACACCAATAATTCAATATGCATGTACAacataaagcgataaacacattcattaaaaggatacgggctcacagggagccattcattcgttcgttcattcgttctcctgtcatttccccttattcctccaatcatttgaaaatatatttttgtaagtaaaaccctcgttcgttcattcatttcgttcacccccttcctggacgttggccaggctccaccagaattcaaggtaatactcgagtataccaaattcacccagggtcaccatatcgctcgaccgagtccgcttctgactcgagtcgatcggtaacgaagggcagggcccagttcagccaaaaggcttacatacaTGCGCATataatcgttcaatcattgaaaatttcacaatcatttaggtcgagtgcgataaagtacacactcgcctagaaaactcgttttggcaatcattaagagcaattaacacattaccaaacaataacaacaagccatgaagtcaaggaaaatatagcaacaaggaacactcacctatttaagcaaaatgacgtccaaagtttccttccggatacactctcaatcaccaaggtatcctaatataatcaaacgaacacattatacttcaaccatcaaagatgtaagtgagtcaaagaaaagtcgaatacgtactagtacaaagtataaatatggttttggtagtgaaaagagtacattgaaaccaaaggacataagtaaaatatttgtaaacttagactcacttgtaaaactttaaaaatcgctatttgagtcgaagtggcaaagaaaacgtaaatacccCAGATGGTTCGCGTGGTATTctctctcaagccttactcaagtcgcaagtatatcgacctaattctcgagcgtaaatttgggcagcacaccttttgtatttacctattttccaactatttatggtttcattcttttcctcaatcaaacccaaagtcatatacaaaatcatctcatttcaatagccattccataggctccaagtcatacaagtacaaaatcaagctaggagcatgtgcggaaatgaagtttaagttggaaaacaaaagacagatttgacgttgttttgcgtaacggacaccaCTGAAGCtaagcttatcggattggggtgaaatttataccgtttcgaagctaagacaaaggcctataactttgatgaagactcagtccagtttgtagtgtatctaagtcaaaat
This Coffea arabica cultivar ET-39 chromosome 3e, Coffea Arabica ET-39 HiFi, whole genome shotgun sequence DNA region includes the following protein-coding sequences:
- the LOC113737623 gene encoding uncharacterized protein; translation: MEGALEGWQGGAVAARTGGQHLEEQQVLAVPSLGAGHQSLAKRQLCFLQEGELESMGATLTRKKNVVHGEQNGVGVELPTIVRNLSPREERRDLWLNLLADKPSSAPWCIGGDFNTILAPHEKRGGRPFGVAEGVELMSFMEEAGVFDVGFSGASFTWCNNRRGSARVSKRLDRLLINGECLNLSASISVVHLARYPCDHATLKISFTSLLDDKPRPFCFLNVWTSKPQLLEVIRSAWDQEVSGSPLWVLCSKLLAARRAIQHWNKHCFGNVFDAVREAEATIQRTEEAMDQEGSEKAQVELNKAQAELRHALSIEEQFWSQKTRVKWLRSGDRNSRFFHAVVRQRRAQGMIHRIKAANGVWVESDEDITSEVIAYFSDLFSGTSRSSSDRLHLIPLVVSGEDNRLLEVVPTIEEEVIAQDVYAVVLSFFCGTELPRFVTSTSLVLIPKVSNPQDFSQFRPISPCNFFNKLLSRILTNQLAGILPKLISLQQTGFVKGRNITENYLLVREVVSGIGKKVRGGNVVLNLDMSKAYDRVSWLHIIGVLRKFKFGEQFINLRALPGGPAIASIVYYRAEVLSRGLNNLALQSGFLGFRVPYGCPPVTHLAFMDDVLIFANGSASFLKDIMCKSSYIGDVCQAILQRILSWKSKLLSSGGKIVLIKHVLSAIPVHLLSATVLPRSVFGILEKACSNFLWGSSPNGTKLHWIWWSQLCYPVEEGGVGFRRLEDVYTAFSCRLWWSFRIGTSVGAAFLRAKYCRGTDPCQAQLTLTALPVWRRMVNVSRQVEISMLWLVNDGSCHFWYDNWLGSGALFLRATVILHLSFHSSIKNGIWDVSPLSHLLPSEIVSSILHHPVPAGGSADEVIWMPTQSRKFTLASAFRDVWQARNTSVALSKVWHPRIPLKVSFFMLRLLMGRVPLPDMLRHLGFHLPSKCPCCPGASEESLEHVFSRDLITLDVWNYFGGWCGVRSSGSSL